Proteins encoded together in one Altererythrobacter epoxidivorans window:
- a CDS encoding LacI family DNA-binding transcriptional regulator, with protein sequence MARRRQAVTIKHVAADAGVSLQTVSRVINNEPNVRPEMKERVQASIDRLGYVPSIAAQRMSGSRSYLILAINDRERTIADWRERIGTDWVDQMLLGGMLTCAEHGYRMMVELVDTHNDHVERELSAMIAALQPDGVILTPPHSENPLITGLLAKRQISFARISSLEPGPGIRLTLDDDGSARKATEHLIGLGHTRIALIAGPEEYSLSGWRIDGWLRAMQDAGLATDGLCERGDFSFESGLKAARRLLDSPDRPTAIIASSDQMSLATLEVARDLELEIPRDLSLVSFDNTPIVKFTQPALTAVDQPIAETISRAVELLINQDKIAMPTEPINVEGSLVERASTGPVPAANGG encoded by the coding sequence GTGGCTAGGCGTCGCCAGGCAGTGACTATCAAGCATGTTGCAGCGGACGCAGGGGTGTCGCTGCAAACGGTCAGCCGCGTCATCAACAATGAACCCAATGTTCGCCCGGAAATGAAGGAGCGGGTGCAGGCGTCGATCGACAGGCTGGGCTATGTCCCCTCGATCGCGGCCCAGCGGATGAGCGGTTCGAGGTCCTATCTCATCCTTGCCATCAACGATCGCGAACGCACGATTGCCGACTGGCGCGAGCGCATCGGTACCGACTGGGTCGACCAGATGCTGCTCGGCGGGATGCTGACCTGTGCCGAACACGGCTATCGCATGATGGTCGAACTGGTCGACACGCATAACGACCATGTCGAACGCGAACTGTCGGCGATGATCGCAGCGCTCCAGCCGGACGGGGTGATCCTGACACCGCCGCACTCGGAAAACCCGCTCATCACCGGGCTGCTGGCCAAGCGCCAGATCTCTTTCGCACGGATCAGCTCGCTCGAGCCGGGGCCGGGCATCCGCCTGACGCTGGATGATGATGGCTCTGCTCGAAAGGCGACCGAACACCTGATCGGCCTCGGCCACACCCGGATTGCGCTGATCGCCGGGCCTGAGGAATACAGCCTCAGCGGATGGCGCATCGACGGCTGGCTGCGCGCCATGCAGGACGCTGGCCTTGCTACCGATGGCTTGTGCGAACGCGGCGACTTCAGTTTCGAATCCGGTCTCAAGGCAGCACGCCGCCTGCTCGATTCCCCTGACCGTCCGACCGCGATCATCGCTTCGAGTGACCAGATGTCGCTGGCGACGCTCGAGGTGGCTCGCGACCTTGAGCTCGAGATCCCGCGCGACCTGTCGCTCGTCAGTTTCGACAACACGCCCATCGTCAAATTCACGCAGCCTGCACTGACAGCGGTCGATCAGCCGATCGCCGAGACGATTTCCCGGGCTGTCGAACTGCTCATCAATCAGGACAAGATCGCCATGCCGACAGAGCCGATCAACGTCGAAGGTTCGCTGGTAGAGCGTGCCTCGACCGGGCCTGTGCCGGCTGCAAATGGCGGCTGA
- a CDS encoding tryptophan halogenase family protein — protein sequence MNDSKPMAKPIKRVVVAGGGTAGWMAAAALARAFGNVIDLTLVESEAIGTVGVGEATIPPLVGYNRLLNINEAEFMRETQATFKLGIEFENWKVDGEKYFHSFGTTGRDHWAANFLHFWMHGKTRGHTASFDDYCLELKAAYAHKFAQLPDNRLNYAYHLDSSRYAAFLRKIAESEGATRVEGKIAEVELDSESGDIAALRLDSGKRIEGDLFVDCTGFRALLIGGALHVGYDDWTHWLPCDAAVAVQTESVREPIPYTRAIAHDAGWQWRIPLQHRQGNGIVYCSRYLDKDAAAERLLSSVEGKTLTDPNFIRFQTGARRKQWHRNCVAVGLSGGFMEPLESTSIHLIQRAVVRLIRMLPAGTIDQSDIDEFNDQQLTDMVQIRDFLILHYKATERGDSPFWRQCRDMDIPDSLQHKIDLFRQTGLVFRKNDELFVENSWIQVMMGQGIVPESYHPIATKLSDSELDNLLTNIRESVEKTVAGLPAHHAYVSQFCGANTKAAA from the coding sequence ATGAACGACAGCAAACCCATGGCGAAACCGATCAAGCGGGTCGTGGTCGCAGGTGGCGGCACGGCAGGCTGGATGGCGGCGGCCGCCCTTGCCCGCGCTTTCGGAAACGTGATTGATCTGACGCTGGTGGAATCCGAAGCAATCGGGACCGTCGGAGTTGGCGAAGCGACGATCCCGCCGCTGGTCGGCTACAACCGCCTGCTGAACATCAATGAAGCCGAATTCATGCGGGAAACGCAGGCGACCTTCAAACTCGGGATCGAGTTCGAGAACTGGAAGGTCGATGGCGAAAAATACTTCCACTCCTTCGGCACGACCGGGCGCGATCACTGGGCCGCCAATTTCCTGCACTTCTGGATGCACGGGAAGACCAGGGGGCACACGGCGAGCTTCGACGATTACTGCCTGGAACTGAAGGCCGCCTATGCGCACAAGTTCGCGCAATTGCCCGACAACCGGCTGAACTATGCCTACCACCTCGATTCCTCGCGCTATGCCGCGTTCCTGCGCAAGATCGCGGAGAGCGAGGGCGCGACCCGGGTCGAGGGCAAGATCGCCGAGGTCGAACTGGACAGCGAAAGCGGCGATATTGCCGCGCTGAGGCTCGATTCCGGCAAGCGGATCGAAGGCGACCTGTTCGTCGATTGCACCGGCTTTCGAGCGCTGCTGATCGGCGGCGCCCTGCATGTCGGCTATGACGACTGGACCCACTGGCTGCCCTGCGATGCCGCGGTCGCGGTCCAGACGGAAAGCGTGCGCGAACCGATCCCCTACACACGCGCGATCGCGCATGACGCGGGCTGGCAATGGCGCATCCCGCTGCAGCACCGCCAGGGCAACGGCATCGTCTATTGCAGCCGCTATCTCGACAAGGATGCAGCTGCCGAGCGTCTGCTGTCGAGCGTCGAGGGCAAGACGCTGACGGATCCGAACTTCATCAGGTTCCAGACCGGCGCCCGGCGCAAGCAATGGCACCGCAATTGCGTGGCGGTGGGTCTTTCGGGCGGGTTCATGGAGCCGCTGGAATCGACCAGCATCCATTTGATCCAGCGCGCCGTCGTCCGCCTGATCCGCATGTTGCCCGCCGGGACGATCGACCAGAGCGACATCGACGAATTCAACGACCAGCAGCTGACCGACATGGTCCAGATCCGCGACTTCCTGATCCTGCATTACAAGGCGACCGAGCGTGGCGATTCCCCGTTCTGGCGCCAGTGCCGCGACATGGATATTCCCGACAGCCTGCAGCACAAGATCGACCTGTTCCGCCAGACAGGTCTGGTGTTCCGCAAGAACGACGAACTTTTCGTCGAGAACAGCTGGATCCAAGTAATGATGGGCCAGGGTATTGTCCCTGAATCCTATCACCCGATTGCCACCAAGCTTTCGGACAGTGAACTGGACAACCTGCTCACGAATATACGCGAATCTGTAGAAAAAACGGTTGCCGGGCTGCCCGCGCACCACGCCTATGTTTCGCAATTCTGCGGCGCCAATACAAAGGCGGCTGCCTGA
- a CDS encoding cupin-like domain-containing protein — protein sequence MPRMEEREAGDAAALDALICSADRPFVIRGLVAEWPLVQAGKRSAKEARDYLVDHARKRPFTVSLGPPGHDGRLFYDSDMEMNFQTARGDLAAIFKGIDDNEGRANPPTIYLTSVDVHDFFDGLHEANHVDLGNRQPITSIWIGTRTVVAAHNDFPDNLACCAVGRRRFTVFPPDQFPNLYLGPIDNTPAGRAVSMVDFHDPDWDAHPRFAEAVKHGLVADLEPGDAVFVPSLWWHHVEGRDGFNAMINYWWRETPRWLGQPQDALNHAILAVRDLPEDEKAIWRQLFDYYVFENGPEVAAHIPEGKRGILDPLTAETAGRIRAFLMRTINQ from the coding sequence ATGCCGCGCATGGAAGAGCGCGAGGCAGGTGATGCCGCCGCGCTCGATGCGCTGATCTGTTCTGCCGACAGGCCATTCGTCATCCGCGGTCTCGTGGCCGAATGGCCGCTTGTCCAGGCGGGCAAGCGGTCGGCGAAGGAAGCCCGCGACTATCTGGTCGATCACGCCCGCAAGCGCCCCTTCACCGTATCTCTCGGCCCCCCGGGGCATGATGGCCGCTTGTTCTACGACAGCGATATGGAGATGAATTTCCAGACCGCGCGCGGCGACCTCGCAGCGATCTTCAAGGGGATCGACGATAACGAGGGCAGGGCGAACCCGCCGACGATCTATCTCACTTCGGTCGACGTGCATGATTTCTTCGACGGGCTGCACGAGGCGAACCATGTCGATCTGGGCAATCGCCAGCCCATCACCAGCATCTGGATCGGAACCAGGACGGTGGTGGCGGCGCATAATGATTTTCCCGACAACCTCGCCTGCTGCGCGGTCGGGCGCCGCCGCTTCACGGTCTTTCCGCCGGACCAGTTCCCCAATCTCTATCTCGGCCCGATCGATAATACGCCGGCCGGCCGTGCCGTCAGCATGGTCGATTTCCACGATCCCGACTGGGATGCGCATCCACGCTTTGCCGAGGCGGTGAAGCATGGGCTCGTCGCTGATCTCGAGCCGGGCGACGCGGTCTTCGTACCCAGCCTGTGGTGGCACCATGTCGAGGGGCGCGACGGCTTCAACGCCATGATCAATTACTGGTGGCGCGAGACCCCGCGCTGGCTGGGCCAGCCGCAGGACGCGCTCAATCACGCGATCCTGGCCGTGCGCGATTTGCCGGAAGACGAAAAGGCGATCTGGCGACAGCTCTTCGATTACTACGTATTCGAAAACGGGCCCGAGGTCGCAGCGCATATTCCCGAAGGCAAACGGGGCATTCTCGATCCGCTGACGGCCGAAACGGCAGGCCGGATACGCGCTTTCCTGATGAGGACGATCAACCAATGA
- a CDS encoding SapC family protein — protein sequence MTDHRFLSSEEHRDLRINTGASAELGDGVMAAMTVPHEFRQVQAHYPIVFRRDAETGSYVALALFGFTEGENLFVNDGKWDTRYQPLAHSIQPFLIGRPSQESGESQVHVDMDHPRISTDGEGMRVFDDDGSMTPYLENIVNKLGMLHDSYQASGAFYEAMKRYDLIEPFTLEVPLKDGSKHSLVGFATIHEEKLQALTGDELADLHKDGHLMPVFMVLASMSHFTDLIARKNARIDIG from the coding sequence ATGACCGATCACCGTTTCCTCAGCAGCGAAGAACATCGCGACCTGCGCATCAACACCGGGGCCTCTGCCGAGCTCGGCGACGGGGTCATGGCAGCGATGACCGTTCCGCATGAATTTCGCCAGGTCCAGGCGCACTATCCCATCGTGTTTCGCCGCGATGCCGAAACGGGTAGTTATGTCGCCCTGGCGCTGTTCGGCTTTACCGAGGGCGAGAACCTGTTCGTCAACGACGGCAAATGGGACACGCGCTACCAGCCGCTCGCCCATTCGATCCAGCCGTTCCTGATCGGACGCCCATCGCAGGAAAGCGGGGAAAGCCAGGTCCATGTGGACATGGATCACCCACGGATTTCAACCGATGGCGAGGGGATGCGCGTTTTCGACGATGACGGCTCGATGACGCCCTATCTCGAAAACATCGTCAACAAGCTCGGCATGTTGCACGACAGCTACCAGGCGAGCGGCGCATTCTACGAAGCGATGAAGCGCTATGACTTGATCGAACCCTTCACCCTTGAAGTGCCGCTGAAAGACGGCTCGAAACACTCGCTCGTCGGATTTGCCACCATCCACGAAGAGAAGCTGCAGGCGCTGACCGGGGACGAACTGGCCGATCTGCACAAGGACGGTCACCTGATGCCGGTCTTCATGGTGCTGGCTTCGATGAGCCACTTTACCGACCTGATCGCGCGCAAGAACGCACGGATCGACATTGGCTGA
- a CDS encoding tryptophan halogenase family protein: MSASVARTVILGGGTAGWLAACFLAVRRPELSITLVEAPDIPTIGVGEGTWPTMRGTLEAIGIEESEFLARCDASFKQGSRFDGWVDGEPDDRYYHPFSAPPPGDMHGLVAAWQQAAQDRSFAHAMTPQAQLCDRDLAPRQTGMPGYAAAANYGYHLDAGKFAALLAEHGEQRLGIRRIAARVDEIERAAGGDIAAVVTSDGERIEGDFFIDCSGHAGVLIGGALGSEWVDRSDVSFNDRALAVQVPVAPGSAVASQTVGTAHEAGWLWDIALPTRRGIGCVYSSRFIDDDRADAILRRYVAAHVPHIDVEGLQPRKLSFRTGHRRDFWRRNCVAIGLSAGFIEPLEASAIVLIELSVRALADNFPASRRAMDIHAGRFNDLFRYRWDRIVDFLKLHYVLSRREEPYWQAQRSAESIPPRLAEQIELWRDQPPSSWDFPQVDEIFSAASQQFVLYGMGFPVPPSATNPAPEAALARIAEVRDQTRALSAALPTNRAYLDKVAASRTDAAMQKEQTA; this comes from the coding sequence ATGTCAGCTAGCGTTGCCAGAACCGTGATCCTCGGCGGGGGAACGGCCGGCTGGCTTGCGGCCTGTTTCCTCGCTGTCCGAAGGCCCGAGCTTTCGATCACACTGGTGGAGGCACCCGACATTCCGACCATCGGCGTCGGCGAGGGGACCTGGCCCACCATGCGCGGCACGCTCGAGGCGATAGGGATCGAGGAAAGCGAATTCCTTGCCCGCTGCGATGCCAGCTTCAAGCAGGGCTCGCGCTTCGACGGATGGGTCGATGGCGAACCGGACGACAGATACTACCATCCCTTCAGCGCGCCGCCACCCGGTGACATGCACGGCCTGGTCGCGGCATGGCAGCAAGCCGCTCAGGACCGGTCCTTTGCCCATGCGATGACGCCGCAGGCGCAGCTATGCGACCGCGATCTCGCGCCGCGCCAGACCGGGATGCCTGGCTACGCCGCGGCTGCCAATTACGGCTATCACCTCGATGCAGGAAAGTTCGCTGCCCTGCTTGCAGAGCATGGCGAACAACGCCTCGGCATCAGGCGGATTGCCGCCCGGGTGGATGAGATCGAACGTGCGGCCGGCGGCGACATCGCCGCCGTTGTGACAAGCGATGGTGAAAGGATAGAAGGCGACTTCTTCATCGATTGCAGCGGGCATGCCGGTGTCCTGATCGGCGGTGCGCTCGGCTCCGAATGGGTCGACCGGTCCGACGTTTCTTTCAACGACCGCGCGCTCGCCGTGCAAGTGCCCGTAGCGCCGGGAAGTGCAGTCGCTTCGCAGACCGTCGGCACGGCGCACGAGGCGGGCTGGCTGTGGGATATCGCCTTGCCGACGCGGCGCGGGATCGGGTGCGTCTATAGCTCGCGCTTCATCGATGACGACCGGGCCGATGCCATTCTGCGGCGATATGTCGCGGCGCATGTGCCACATATCGACGTGGAAGGGCTGCAGCCGCGCAAACTATCCTTCAGGACAGGCCATCGCCGCGACTTCTGGCGCCGGAACTGCGTCGCCATCGGGCTGTCGGCAGGCTTCATCGAACCACTCGAAGCTTCGGCGATCGTCCTCATCGAGCTCTCCGTGCGCGCTCTGGCGGACAATTTTCCGGCCTCACGCCGGGCGATGGACATACATGCCGGTCGATTCAACGACCTGTTCCGATATCGCTGGGACCGGATCGTCGACTTCCTGAAACTTCATTACGTCCTCAGCCGCCGCGAAGAACCTTACTGGCAGGCGCAACGCAGCGCCGAAAGCATCCCTCCGCGCCTTGCCGAACAGATCGAGCTGTGGCGCGACCAGCCGCCGTCGTCATGGGACTTCCCGCAGGTGGACGAGATCTTCTCCGCCGCGAGCCAGCAGTTCGTCCTTTACGGAATGGGCTTCCCCGTTCCGCCCTCAGCCACGAACCCTGCGCCGGAGGCTGCGCTTGCGCGGATCGCAGAAGTGCGCGACCAGACACGCGCGCTCAGCGCGGCGCTACCGACCAACCGCGCCTATCTCGACAAAGTCGCCGCATCCCGGACGGATGCAGCGATGCAAAAGGAACAGACTGCCTGA
- a CDS encoding TonB-dependent receptor: MVWKRENAGAKLLAGASVVALGMTAQTAFAQDTEEAAAAEDYDNVIVVSGIRASLQRAMDIKRDAQGVVDAISAEDIGKFPDTNLAESLQRITGVSIDRNSGEGSTVTVRGFGPEFNLVLLNGRQMPASGLGSCCEAPASRSFDFANLASEGIAGVEVYKSGRASLPTGGIGSVINIKTPKPLDRPGFQGSIGAKGVLDHTFDGTEITPEISGIISNTFGDDRFGILISGSYQKRRASLAQFNAGWREGYLGNENNWGSLPGTQPADGLTIPPPENDWRVLYVNPNLLNQIENRPDPTDIYQVTQNAGYDFTDIKRERINGQAVLQFQPTDNLSASIDYTYAQNTIDARTNSIGVWFNHENTSSSWTDGPAAGPNFYAEAFGPGKDLAVTGAVAANRTILQSIGGTLEWEGLGGLRVKLDGHHSTSESKPTSPYGSNIAVGNAIFGVQNQVVDFTTDMPVISVNMYPGSEIDASNIRPSGNAFRNAYMKDTINELSLKAGYDFDSSFIDSLDFGATYTENKVRSAYGFLQTDSWGGTLAADELPDDFFTLTDLPSNLAGMSGSQAEGIIPSYFDIDTEGLIEFLDDEVSICSAPWSGTPSGVGCLAEFTVDRRLRERTVSPFIQTTHSFTLGGETPADLRLGLRYEETKVKSSALVPIPIGTSQISYNEIAIIYDNSAADFTTLTGKYDNWLPAIDFSMEPFQDVKLRASYSHTITRPAYNNLDGGLTVASPIRPGGGSTGGAGNPGLLPYKSKNIDLSAEWYYAPASYISVGFFAKNVSNFIGTTTTQSAAFGLTNPGQGAIFQEAVANQPSNAPFAPDASRPGESIIEYVIANYPDAVEYNGSGDPIGILGQSTDPEVIFTLGQPGNSDQTANLTGWEFALQHSFGETGFGTILNYTIVNSDTSYDNSLRYTETQFAVTGVSDSANAVVYYDKNGLQARIAYNWRDEFLSGYGLDPYYVESYGQFDASASYEFNNGLTVFVEGINITNEDRRGHMRNDQTVFFAAPGYARYAAGVRFTW; encoded by the coding sequence ATGGTCTGGAAGCGTGAAAACGCTGGTGCGAAGCTGTTGGCGGGGGCTTCTGTCGTCGCGCTCGGCATGACGGCACAAACTGCCTTCGCGCAGGACACCGAAGAAGCGGCAGCAGCGGAAGATTACGACAACGTCATCGTCGTTTCGGGCATCCGTGCCTCGCTGCAGCGCGCCATGGACATCAAGCGCGACGCGCAGGGCGTCGTCGATGCCATCTCGGCCGAAGACATCGGCAAGTTCCCCGATACGAACCTCGCCGAATCGCTGCAGCGCATCACCGGCGTTTCGATTGACCGCAACAGCGGTGAAGGCTCGACCGTCACGGTTCGCGGCTTCGGCCCCGAATTCAACCTCGTCCTCCTCAACGGTCGCCAGATGCCTGCGTCGGGCCTCGGCAGCTGCTGTGAAGCTCCGGCATCGCGCAGCTTCGACTTCGCCAACCTCGCTTCCGAAGGCATTGCAGGCGTAGAAGTCTACAAGTCCGGCCGTGCGAGCCTGCCGACCGGCGGTATCGGTTCGGTAATCAACATCAAGACGCCCAAGCCGCTCGATCGTCCGGGCTTCCAGGGCAGCATCGGTGCGAAGGGCGTGCTCGACCACACCTTCGACGGCACCGAAATCACCCCGGAAATCTCGGGCATCATCTCGAACACCTTCGGCGACGACCGCTTCGGCATCCTCATCAGCGGTTCGTACCAGAAGCGCCGCGCAAGCCTGGCGCAGTTCAACGCCGGCTGGCGCGAAGGTTACCTCGGCAACGAAAACAACTGGGGCTCACTTCCCGGTACACAGCCAGCTGACGGCCTGACGATTCCGCCGCCGGAAAACGACTGGCGTGTCCTTTACGTCAATCCGAACCTTCTCAACCAGATCGAGAATCGTCCGGATCCGACGGACATCTACCAGGTCACCCAGAACGCCGGCTACGACTTCACCGATATCAAGCGCGAGCGCATCAATGGCCAGGCCGTGCTGCAGTTCCAGCCGACCGACAATCTGTCGGCCAGCATCGACTACACCTACGCGCAGAACACCATCGATGCCCGCACCAACAGCATCGGCGTATGGTTCAATCACGAAAATACCTCGAGCAGCTGGACCGATGGCCCGGCGGCAGGCCCGAACTTCTACGCAGAAGCATTCGGCCCGGGTAAGGATCTCGCGGTCACCGGCGCAGTCGCGGCGAATCGCACGATCCTTCAGTCGATTGGCGGCACCCTCGAGTGGGAAGGTCTCGGCGGTCTTCGCGTGAAGCTCGACGGTCACCACTCGACTTCGGAAAGCAAGCCGACCTCGCCCTATGGCAGCAACATCGCTGTCGGCAACGCGATCTTCGGTGTCCAGAACCAGGTGGTCGACTTCACGACCGACATGCCGGTCATCTCGGTCAACATGTATCCGGGTTCGGAAATCGACGCTTCGAACATCCGTCCCTCGGGCAACGCATTCCGCAATGCCTACATGAAGGACACGATCAACGAGCTGTCGCTCAAGGCCGGTTACGATTTCGACTCCAGCTTCATCGACAGCCTCGACTTCGGCGCGACCTACACCGAAAACAAGGTTCGTTCGGCATACGGCTTCCTCCAGACCGACTCCTGGGGCGGTACGCTCGCAGCCGACGAGCTTCCGGATGATTTCTTCACGCTGACCGACCTACCCTCGAACCTTGCCGGAATGTCCGGTTCGCAGGCCGAAGGCATCATCCCGAGCTATTTCGACATCGATACCGAAGGCCTCATCGAGTTCCTCGACGACGAAGTTTCGATCTGTAGCGCTCCGTGGTCCGGCACGCCCTCGGGTGTCGGCTGCCTTGCCGAATTCACCGTCGACCGTCGCCTGCGCGAGCGCACCGTTTCGCCGTTCATCCAGACGACCCATTCGTTCACGCTCGGCGGCGAAACCCCTGCCGACCTGCGCCTTGGCCTTCGCTATGAAGAAACCAAGGTGAAGTCCTCGGCACTGGTTCCGATCCCTATCGGTACGTCGCAGATTTCGTACAATGAAATCGCGATCATCTACGACAATTCGGCGGCAGACTTCACGACGCTGACCGGCAAGTATGACAACTGGTTGCCGGCGATCGATTTCAGCATGGAGCCGTTCCAAGACGTCAAGCTGCGCGCTTCGTACAGCCACACGATCACCCGTCCGGCATACAACAATCTCGATGGCGGCCTGACCGTTGCTTCGCCCATTCGTCCGGGCGGCGGCAGCACCGGCGGCGCGGGTAACCCCGGCCTGCTGCCCTACAAGTCGAAGAACATCGATCTTTCGGCAGAGTGGTACTACGCCCCGGCGAGCTACATTTCGGTCGGCTTCTTCGCCAAGAATGTCAGCAACTTCATCGGCACCACGACGACACAGTCGGCTGCCTTTGGCCTGACCAACCCGGGCCAGGGCGCGATCTTCCAGGAAGCCGTCGCGAACCAGCCCAGCAATGCGCCTTTCGCGCCTGACGCCAGCCGTCCGGGCGAATCGATAATCGAATACGTCATTGCGAACTACCCCGATGCGGTGGAATACAATGGCAGCGGCGATCCGATCGGTATTCTCGGCCAGTCGACCGACCCTGAAGTGATCTTCACCCTGGGTCAGCCGGGCAATAGCGACCAGACCGCGAACCTGACGGGCTGGGAATTCGCCCTTCAGCACAGCTTCGGCGAAACCGGCTTCGGCACGATCCTGAACTACACGATCGTGAACAGCGACACGTCTTACGACAACAGCCTGCGCTATACCGAAACGCAGTTTGCCGTAACGGGCGTCAGCGACAGCGCCAACGCCGTGGTCTACTACGACAAGAATGGCCTGCAGGCCCGTATCGCCTACAACTGGCGCGACGAATTCCTGTCGGGTTACGGCCTCGACCCGTACTATGTCGAAAGCTACGGCCAGTTCGACGCCAGCGCGAGTTATGAATTCAACAACGGCCTGACGGTCTTTGTCGAAGGCATCAACATCACCAATGAAGACCGTCGTGGCCACATGCGCAACGACCAGACCGTCTTCTTCGCGGCACCGGGTTATGCCCGTTACGCGGCAGGTGTGCGCTTCACCTGGTAA
- a CDS encoding MmcB family DNA repair protein — MIQSSPGISDSAELPQAEAFDAAAVVRGIGRLFARNDIWCIPEMPLRNGRRADLMGIDPKGRIVIVEIKVARADLLGDGKWPDYLDFCDRFFWGMPPALDRAPLEGPDFKPDCCGIIVADGYDAEILRPAPLRPLNAARRKTEVERLARAALRRQTALLDPACVEHLRGA, encoded by the coding sequence ATGATTCAATCGTCGCCCGGAATTAGTGATTCGGCAGAACTGCCGCAGGCCGAGGCCTTCGATGCCGCTGCGGTGGTGCGCGGGATAGGCCGTCTGTTCGCTCGCAACGATATCTGGTGCATCCCGGAAATGCCGCTGCGCAACGGGCGCAGGGCCGATCTTATGGGCATCGATCCCAAGGGGCGGATCGTCATCGTAGAGATCAAGGTTGCCCGTGCCGACCTGCTTGGCGACGGCAAATGGCCTGACTATCTCGATTTCTGCGATCGGTTCTTCTGGGGCATGCCGCCTGCGCTCGATCGGGCTCCGCTGGAAGGCCCCGATTTCAAACCGGACTGCTGCGGCATAATCGTGGCCGATGGCTATGATGCGGAAATCCTGCGCCCTGCCCCGCTGCGGCCGCTCAACGCGGCGCGCCGCAAGACCGAGGTCGAACGGCTCGCCCGTGCGGCACTGCGACGCCAGACGGCCTTGCTCGATCCTGCCTGCGTCGAGCATCTGCGCGGCGCATAA
- a CDS encoding sterol desaturase family protein — protein MLTAALVSMIAMTVIVAVRYLLSSGLFAWATRRVRPGLYDGLDRQIRSEIGWSLLSAAIYGFPAGLVAWGWQNHGWTQIYTDFQAYPLWYLPVSLFIYLFAHDTWFYWTHRLMHRPRWFRIAHAVHHASRPPTAWTAMSFHPVEAVTGAIVIPLLVFIVPIHIAMLGTVLTIMTVMGVTNHMGWEMFPRRLVHSRLGGWLITASHHERHHEEYRCNYGLYFRFWDRLCGTDRGLSQKLGGAMQS, from the coding sequence ATGCTGACAGCCGCACTCGTCTCCATGATTGCCATGACCGTGATCGTCGCGGTGCGATACCTGCTGTCGAGCGGCCTGTTCGCCTGGGCGACGAGGCGGGTGAGACCAGGGCTTTACGACGGGCTTGACCGCCAGATCCGGTCCGAAATCGGCTGGTCGCTATTATCCGCTGCCATCTACGGCTTCCCCGCAGGCCTCGTCGCCTGGGGTTGGCAGAACCATGGCTGGACGCAAATCTACACCGATTTCCAGGCTTATCCGCTGTGGTACCTGCCGGTGTCACTGTTCATATACCTGTTTGCCCACGATACCTGGTTCTACTGGACCCACCGGTTGATGCACCGGCCGCGCTGGTTTCGCATCGCCCATGCGGTCCACCACGCCAGCCGCCCGCCGACGGCATGGACCGCGATGAGCTTCCACCCTGTCGAAGCCGTCACCGGCGCCATTGTCATCCCGCTGCTGGTGTTCATCGTGCCGATCCATATCGCCATGCTCGGGACCGTCCTGACCATCATGACCGTGATGGGCGTGACCAATCACATGGGATGGGAGATGTTTCCCCGCCGGCTCGTTCATTCCCGGTTGGGCGGATGGTTGATAACTGCCAGCCATCACGAGCGACATCACGAAGAGTATCGATGCAATTACGGCCTCTATTTCCGGTTCTGGGATCGCCTGTGCGGGACCGATCGCGGCCTTTCGCAAAAACTGGGCGGAGCTATGCAATCATGA
- a CDS encoding DUF2141 domain-containing protein, with amino-acid sequence MKKPAALILAAASATLLTGATPPTNGQVSITITNLRSSEGVVRACMTTQPDVFPRCRKDAASHRTVVPAGKEVHLTFDNVKPGRYAVALLHDENDNGKADRALGMMPKEGFGFSRDAPVRMGPPKFDEAAFDYAGDAKVLTIRMRYML; translated from the coding sequence ATGAAGAAACCCGCTGCGCTGATCCTGGCCGCTGCAAGTGCAACCTTGCTGACGGGCGCCACACCGCCGACCAACGGGCAGGTGTCGATCACCATCACGAACCTGCGCTCGAGCGAGGGAGTCGTTCGCGCCTGCATGACGACGCAGCCCGATGTCTTCCCGAGATGCCGCAAGGATGCCGCATCCCATCGCACCGTCGTTCCGGCGGGGAAGGAGGTCCATCTGACCTTCGATAACGTCAAGCCGGGGCGCTATGCCGTCGCCCTGCTTCATGACGAGAACGACAATGGCAAGGCCGACCGGGCGCTGGGCATGATGCCCAAGGAAGGGTTCGGCTTTTCCCGCGATGCGCCGGTGCGCATGGGTCCGCCAAAGTTCGACGAAGCCGCTTTCGACTATGCAGGTGACGCCAAGGTGCTGACCATCCGCATGCGCTACATGCTCTGA